In Arthrobacter citreus, a single genomic region encodes these proteins:
- a CDS encoding S8 family serine peptidase, with translation MKKKVFKNVTTLALTTGLISTTMTPGSFSQQVHAQATSKVEQVLANLTPQQREAIKQLKLTDKAGLQLSSEVDQTSDKLTPVIVEFKDKPEQTAVLEAASTGETLSAKDAQENVSVSHETFQKDLKTIFSSELKEKKNPYTIKRSYKKAFNGVAMTIPANKIKQLLKSSAVQSVYSDLQVQVEPPSISESSTTGKAAATHTMVTFPGVEKLHEEGFTGKGVKVGILDTGIDYNHPDLKGAFKGGYDFVDNDNDPMETTYADWKKSGQAELGSNGEAYYTEHGTHVAGIIAGQGKNDGDLSVTGVAPDADIYSYRVLGPYGGGYTSAILAGLDKAVSDGMDIINMSLGADYNDPLYPTSIAVNNAVLAGVTAIVAAGNSGNSMYSLGAPGNSPLAITVGASDTSVSIPTYTGTLKPSSGDVTADLKLAAQGLGDNIADFDGKTVQLINAAYGTEGSYWTGNTGTSTPVDVKGKVILAQRGSIGLTQIIANAKARGAIGAVLYDSDVPNGDVYLGEGYGYIPTFLISNAQGKALAAKIPSSSNTSLDFTFSNMKQLVTTGDKLAPFSSRGPSRVLYDIKPEVTAPGVSVFSTVPSYMHGADQIGNYNYAYERLSGTSMATPNVVGVAALVKQAHPDMTPSDIKATLMNTADPLSDKYSVYEVGAGRVDPYNAVHAQTEIQVKDKTSTVKSVTNSITTLADKGIKQIKNITGALSFGEQVVEGKDLADQRSITLFNKSSVDKTYDVKVQFQTLDARFDGDSRADQDAAANGVTLDVKSSVKVKKYSSANMDATINVPKTAKLGTYEGYVVYTNQKNPDETYKIPFAIHTVKEGIDYVTGTPSAYTIAYEAGSNATRWSIGASFKLNSHMRYFDFFLVDPKTDKEIGFLGTADGMGADENIEYYYRGVLNEGRYYPLTGNPDNPIKYDYKQTDPGLYKIRMVGTNDKGETFTKDAPVYYGEREPKVAMNNIVAGGIYETANSTDTKVTVSGNVFDKDIDEMKAGGMTASQGDNNFTYYNPNNSSEISIPVDSQGNFNQVIPLATSGPIVNAITEYDFSDYSKSSVRNYGSFVDAYFVRKGTAYTTAIADKQRINMGDSTTLTFSTNNVKTNVKKAVFSFVYPSTFLDVVNVQPNGTFKGKLDVQYTTTPSEGGNTKMTITATATGDLANTGIAGDASLVDLTVKAKDVYYKGPMSLKSTTGSRFFSAVYTNVDNTTVTTQGIQPYFYVTPTYSLMRSDVEAEGLMKFGGLEPEMKQLDYSKTGTKISVKDSTGKEYGVTDQFGYSQVSPWLFRTRLPITGENFNLKIDVPGHFTLTKDFTVGIKEDGKVTAGSKPVQYDYIPGGDVNKDNVIDVNDALYIQTYWGTNKRDADINFDGVVDAKDMQYVINNYLMQNPWNENSPKAVKKSKGKTLDDVLHSLGLE, from the coding sequence ATGAAAAAGAAAGTGTTTAAAAATGTGACAACATTAGCATTAACAACAGGACTTATAAGTACTACAATGACACCAGGTTCCTTTTCACAACAAGTTCATGCACAAGCAACATCAAAAGTCGAACAAGTATTAGCAAATCTTACGCCACAGCAACGTGAGGCAATTAAACAATTGAAATTGACTGACAAAGCTGGTCTTCAATTATCCTCAGAAGTAGATCAAACAAGTGACAAACTTACACCTGTCATTGTCGAGTTTAAGGACAAACCCGAGCAGACGGCTGTTTTAGAAGCGGCATCCACCGGTGAAACGTTATCAGCAAAAGATGCACAAGAAAATGTAAGCGTTTCACACGAAACGTTCCAAAAAGATTTAAAAACAATTTTTAGCAGTGAATTAAAAGAAAAGAAAAATCCATATACAATTAAACGCTCATACAAAAAAGCATTTAATGGGGTTGCAATGACAATTCCAGCTAACAAAATAAAACAACTACTTAAATCAAGTGCAGTACAATCTGTCTATAGTGATTTACAAGTTCAAGTAGAGCCACCATCAATTAGTGAATCATCAACGACAGGGAAGGCAGCTGCAACGCATACGATGGTGACATTCCCTGGAGTTGAGAAACTACATGAAGAAGGCTTTACAGGAAAAGGCGTAAAAGTTGGTATTCTTGATACTGGTATTGACTATAATCACCCAGATTTAAAAGGTGCCTTTAAAGGTGGTTACGATTTCGTTGATAATGACAATGACCCTATGGAAACAACATACGCAGATTGGAAGAAGTCTGGGCAAGCTGAGTTAGGCTCAAATGGAGAAGCTTATTATACTGAGCACGGAACACATGTTGCTGGTATCATTGCTGGGCAAGGGAAAAATGATGGAGATCTTTCAGTAACAGGGGTAGCACCAGATGCTGACATTTATTCATATCGCGTATTAGGACCATATGGAGGTGGTTATACATCAGCTATTCTAGCAGGACTTGATAAAGCAGTTTCAGACGGAATGGACATTATAAACATGTCTCTTGGTGCAGATTACAATGATCCATTATATCCTACATCAATTGCCGTTAACAATGCTGTACTTGCAGGTGTTACAGCGATTGTTGCTGCTGGAAACTCTGGAAATTCAATGTATTCACTTGGTGCTCCTGGTAATTCACCTTTAGCCATTACAGTTGGAGCATCCGATACTTCTGTTTCTATTCCGACGTACACAGGAACGTTAAAACCGTCATCTGGTGATGTTACAGCAGATTTAAAACTAGCCGCTCAAGGTTTAGGTGATAATATAGCAGATTTTGATGGGAAAACTGTACAATTGATCAATGCAGCATATGGCACTGAAGGTTCGTACTGGACTGGAAATACCGGAACTTCTACACCAGTAGATGTAAAGGGTAAAGTAATTTTGGCGCAACGAGGTAGCATCGGTTTAACTCAAATTATAGCGAATGCGAAAGCACGCGGGGCTATAGGTGCTGTATTATACGACTCAGATGTTCCTAATGGTGATGTATACCTAGGGGAAGGTTACGGGTATATTCCGACATTTTTAATTAGTAATGCACAAGGAAAAGCTTTAGCTGCGAAGATACCATCAAGTAGTAATACATCTTTAGATTTTACGTTTAGTAATATGAAGCAACTAGTCACAACAGGTGACAAATTAGCGCCATTCAGCTCACGTGGTCCATCTCGTGTATTATATGATATTAAGCCTGAAGTAACAGCACCTGGTGTATCTGTTTTCTCAACTGTACCTTCTTATATGCACGGGGCAGATCAAATCGGAAACTATAATTATGCATACGAGCGCTTATCTGGTACATCTATGGCAACACCTAACGTTGTTGGGGTAGCAGCTTTAGTTAAGCAAGCACATCCTGATATGACTCCTTCAGATATTAAAGCAACACTGATGAATACAGCAGATCCATTATCGGATAAATATAGTGTGTACGAAGTTGGGGCAGGACGTGTAGATCCATACAATGCAGTTCATGCACAAACCGAAATTCAAGTAAAAGATAAAACTTCAACCGTAAAAAGTGTAACAAATAGTATAACAACTTTAGCAGATAAGGGAATTAAACAAATTAAAAACATAACTGGTGCTTTAAGTTTCGGTGAACAAGTGGTTGAAGGTAAAGACTTGGCTGATCAACGTTCGATTACTTTGTTTAATAAGTCTTCTGTCGATAAGACATATGATGTAAAGGTTCAGTTCCAGACATTGGACGCGCGTTTTGACGGAGATTCTAGAGCAGACCAAGATGCGGCTGCCAATGGCGTTACACTAGATGTGAAATCATCTGTCAAAGTAAAAAAATATAGCAGTGCAAATATGGATGCAACAATTAACGTTCCAAAAACTGCGAAGCTTGGAACTTACGAAGGGTATGTTGTGTATACAAATCAAAAGAACCCTGACGAAACATATAAAATTCCATTTGCAATTCACACAGTAAAAGAAGGAATTGACTATGTGACAGGTACTCCATCAGCTTATACAATAGCGTATGAAGCGGGAAGTAATGCGACAAGATGGTCTATTGGCGCTAGCTTTAAACTGAATTCACATATGCGTTATTTTGATTTCTTCCTTGTGGATCCAAAAACAGACAAAGAAATCGGATTCTTAGGCACAGCGGATGGAATGGGTGCTGATGAGAATATCGAATATTATTACCGAGGAGTTTTAAATGAAGGAAGATATTATCCGTTAACTGGTAATCCAGACAATCCAATTAAGTATGATTATAAACAGACAGATCCAGGATTATATAAAATTCGTATGGTAGGAACAAACGATAAAGGCGAAACATTCACAAAAGATGCACCGGTTTACTATGGAGAGAGAGAACCTAAAGTAGCGATGAACAATATAGTAGCTGGTGGAATTTATGAAACGGCAAATTCAACTGACACAAAAGTTACTGTATCAGGAAATGTATTTGATAAAGATATCGATGAGATGAAGGCAGGGGGCATGACTGCTTCACAAGGGGATAATAATTTTACATATTATAATCCAAATAATTCTTCTGAAATCAGTATCCCAGTCGACTCACAAGGAAATTTCAATCAAGTGATACCATTAGCTACTTCTGGTCCTATTGTCAATGCAATTACAGAATATGATTTCTCAGATTATAGTAAATCTAGTGTAAGAAATTATGGTAGTTTTGTAGATGCCTATTTTGTAAGAAAAGGAACAGCTTATACAACGGCAATTGCTGACAAACAACGTATAAACATGGGGGATTCAACAACATTGACTTTCTCTACAAATAATGTGAAAACAAATGTTAAGAAAGCTGTGTTTAGCTTTGTATATCCAAGTACATTCCTTGATGTAGTAAACGTGCAACCAAATGGTACATTTAAAGGGAAACTAGATGTTCAATATACTACTACTCCTTCAGAAGGCGGAAACACTAAAATGACGATCACTGCAACAGCGACTGGAGATCTAGCTAATACAGGAATTGCTGGAGATGCTTCTTTAGTAGATTTAACAGTAAAGGCAAAAGATGTCTACTACAAAGGGCCAATGAGCCTTAAGAGTACAACTGGATCAAGATTCTTTAGTGCAGTTTATACAAATGTAGACAATACTACAGTGACGACTCAAGGAATTCAACCATATTTCTATGTTACACCGACTTATTCACTGATGAGATCAGATGTTGAAGCAGAAGGATTAATGAAGTTTGGTGGTTTAGAGCCAGAGATGAAACAACTTGACTATAGTAAAACAGGTACAAAAATTAGTGTGAAAGATTCAACTGGTAAAGAATATGGAGTAACGGATCAATTCGGTTATTCCCAAGTAAGCCCGTGGTTATTTAGAACACGATTACCAATAACAGGTGAGAATTTTAACTTGAAAATTGATGTGCCAGGTCATTTTACTTTAACGAAAGACTTTACAGTTGGAATAAAAGAGGATGGAAAAGTGACAGCTGGATCTAAACCTGTTCAATATGACTATATTCCAGGTGGAGATGTCAATAAAGATAACGTCATTGACGTAAACGATGCATTGTACATTCAAACTTATTGGGGTACAAATAAACGTGATGCTGATATCAACTTTGACGGAGTTGTTGATGCAAAAGATATGCAGTATGTTATTAATAATTACCTAATGCAAAATCCTTGGAATGAAAATTCTCCAAAGGCTGTTAAGAAATCTAAAGGTAAAACATTAGATGATGTTTTACATTCACTAGGCTTAGAATAA